In Mycobacterium sp. Aquia_213, the sequence TTGATGCGTCGCGGCGCGACGGTCTCTCGGCACCGGCGCGGGGCCGGCGGCAAACTGACATTCATGCAGACCGTCCCAATTCTCAACGACTCCCGGAGCAGCCGCAAATGGGCCGACAGCAAACGATTCTAGCCCAGCATTGGATCGCTTCGCGACAGCAATTCTCGGCACCGTGTGGCGCGCCGTCAGCGACTGGCTCGGGATGCTTAACGTGACGTCGCACGGCTTGGGCAAAACCGTGGCAACGCTCTCTGATTGGTGCCCCCGGCACGACTCGAACGTGCGACCTAGGGATTAGAAGGCCCTTGCTCTATCCACCTGAGCTACGGAGGCAATGCGCAGGTCAGTCTATCCAACGAACGGCGACACCCCGACTCGCCGACGCGACACGCGCGAAAAGCCTTGCACCGCTATTGAAATCAGTTATTGTATTGAACCTCGACACACGTACAACACCAGCTGGTAAACAGCTGTTAACCGCAACGAGGCGTGTGCACAAGGTCGAGGAGACCGTTTCAATGGGCGTGGCCATGAGCATGACTGCGCGGTACGCGAGGGCAGGTTCCCAAGCGTTTCGCCTGGTAGCGGATGCCAGAGGGGCCTCAAAGGCCGCCGGCCTGCTGCTGCGCGGATCGCCGTTTGCCCTGGGCTGGTTTGCCGGCTGGTTGTCCACGGAATTTCCCCCGCATGTGGTGACCGGGCATGCGTTGTCCCGGATATCGGCGCCCCCCATCGGTCGCGTCGGCGCGTCCTGGGCCGGCCAGCGGGCCGAGCAAACGCTCACCGCGGCCCTCGAGGAATCCTTCGGGCCGGACTATGCGGACCTGGTGAGCCACCCGACCTGCGAAGAATCCGAGTGCGCACCCCGCGGCGGGCTGTTGCACCGGCCCGGGCCGCACGCGCGGTATGCCGGACAGACATCCGACATTTCGTACGGTCCGAGCGCTCGCGACAACCTGCTCGACATCTGGCGGCGGCATGACCTGGCGCCGGGCCGCCGTGCACCGGTGCTGATCCAGGTCCCCGGCGGGGCGTGGGCCGTCAACGGCAAACGCGGCCAGGCCTACACGCTGATGAGCCGCATGGTCGAACTCGGCTGGATCTGCGTGTCGATCGACTACAGCAAGAGTCCGCGGTCCACGTTTCCGGCGCACTTGATCGACGTGAAGCGGGCGATCGCCTGGGTCCGCGAGAACATCGCCGACTACGGCGGCGATCCCAGCTTCATCGCGATCACCGGCGGATCGGCCGGCGGGCACCTGGCCTCGTTGGCCGCGCTGACGCCGAACGACCCCCGGTTTCAGCCCGGGTTCGAACACGCCGACACCACGGTCCAGGCGGCGGTGCCCTACTACGGCGTTTACGACTTCACCAACGCCGAGGTGATGCACGAACTGATGCTGCCGTTCCTCGAGCAGTTCGTCATGCGCGCTCGATACGCCGACACGCCCGAGCGGTTCGCGGCGGCGTCGCCGATCAACTACGTGCACGACGATGCGCCCCCGTTCTTCGTGCTGCATGGCGAGAAGGACGAACTGGTTCCCTGCACGCAGGCCCGCACCTTCTGCGCGGCGATGCGCGCCGCCGGGGCCCCGCTGGTGACGTACGCCGAGCTCGGCAACGCCCACCACGCGTTCGACATCCTGTCCACGGCCCGGTCGCGGCTGGCCGCCAAGTCCGTCGCAGATTTCCTGGGCATCGTCTACGGGCGCCGGGCCACCTCACTGCTCGATTCGTGGCCGCTGTCGGCGACGTCGGCAAGCTGAGTTGCGCAGGTCAACTGCCTGCCACACGTTTCATCCGCGGGTTTGCTGCACTGCCGTAGCGACTGAATCGTGCCTTTCACCAGCGGGTCAACGCGACTAGCGTTGGTGGAGCTATCCGGTTGGCGGAGCTGAGGCAGGAGGCTTGACGGCGGTGACAACGTTGGCGCGTCGGGTGGGCGATCATGACTGAGCCCGAGGGGGCTCCCGGATTGTCCGACGAGCTCGGGCCCGTCGACTATCTGCTGCATCGCGGCGAAGCGAATCCGCGGACCCGGTCCGGGATCATGGCGCTAGAACTCCTCGACACGACGCCGAACTGGGACCGGTTCCGCACTCGGTTCGAAAACGCGTCGCGAAAGGTGCTGCGGCTGCGGCAGAAGGTTGTCGTGCCGACGCTGCCGACGGCCAATCCGCGCTGGGTGGTGGACCCCGATTTCAACCTGGACTTCCACGTCCGGCGGGTACGCGTGTCCGAACCCGGCACGCTGCGTGAGGTATTCGATCTCGCCGAGCTGATCCTGCAGTCGCCGCTGGACATCTCGCGGCCGCTGTGGACGGCCACCCTGGTCGAGGGTCTGCCCGACGGCAAGGCCGCGACGTTGCTACACGTCAGCCACGCCGTCACCGACGGTGTCGGGGGTGTCGAGATGTTCGCCGAAATCTATGACCTCGAGCGCGATCCACCGGCTCGGCCGACGCCGCCGCTGCCGGTCCCGCAGGATCTGTCACCCAACGATTTGATGCGCGAGGGCTTCAACCACCTGCCCGTCGCCCTGATCGGCGGTGTCGTGGGTGCGTTGTCTGGAGCGGTGTCGGCGGCCGGGCGAGTTCTGCTGGAACCGGTGTCGACGATGTCGGGGATCGTGAACTACGCCATTTCCGGCATCCGGGTGGTCAATCGTGCGGCCGAGCCGTCGCCGTTGCTGCGCCGGCGCAGTCTGGCCACCCGTTCCGAAGCGATCGACATCCCGCTCGCCGATCTGCACAAGGCCGCGAAAGCCGGCGGGGGATCGATCAACGACGCGTATCTGGCCGGTCTGTGCGGCGCCTTGCAGCGCTACCACCAGGCACTCGGCGTCCCGATCGGCTCGTTGCCGATGGCGGTGCCGGTCAGCCTGCGGGCCGACGCGGACACCGCCGGCGGCAATCGGTTCACCGGTGTCAATCTGTCGGCGCCCGTGGGGGCTGGCGATCCGGTGGCCCGGATGCGCAAGATCCGCGCCCAGATGACGCAGCGTCGCGACGAACCCGCGATGAACATCATCGGCTCGATGGCGCCGGTGCTCAGCGTGCTCCCCACCGCGGTGCTGGAGGGAATCACCGGCTCGGTGGTCGGCGCCGACGTCCAGGCCAGCAATGTTCCCGTTTACCCGGGCGACACCTACATCGCCGGCGCAAAGGTATTGCGGCAGTACGGGATCGGCCCGCTGCCCGGTGTGGCGATGATGGTGGTGCTAATTTCGCGGGGCGGGTGGTGCACCATCACGGTGCGGTACGACCGAGCATCGGTACGAAAGGAAGCCTTGTTCGCTCAATGCCTGTTGGAGGGCTTCAACGAGATTCTCGCGCTGGCCGGCGATCCGGCGCCGCACGCGGTGCCGGCATCGTTCGCTGCGCAAACCGATTCGGTGGCCCAATCGGTGTCCGGCTCATGAGCGCCGCAAAAGACCGCGAGACGCCAACGCCGCCAAAGGATTTGCGGTTGCCCGGCTCGGTCGCCGAGATCCGTGCCAGCGCCCCCGGGCCCAAAGTCGGTGCCTTCTTCGACATGGACGGAACGCTGGTCGCGGGGTTTACCGCGGTCATCCTCACCCAGGAACGCCTACGCAAACGAGACATGGGCGTGGGGGAGTTGCTCAGCATGATTCAGGCCGGTCTGAACCATCGGCTCGGGCGCCTCGAGTTCGAAGATCTGATCAGCAAGGCATCCGAGGCGCTGCGCGGCCGGATGCTGACCGACCTGGACGAGATCGGCGAGCGGCTGTTCGCCCAACGGATCGAGTCGCGGATCTACCCGGAGATGCGCGAGCTGGTGCGCGCCCACGTAGCCCGCGGTCACACCGTGGTGCTCAGCTCGTCGGCGCTGACCATCCAGGTCAATCCGGTGGCCCGCTTCCTCGGGATCGCCAACACGCTCACCAACAAGTTCGCGGTCAATGAGGACGGGCTGCTGACCGGCGAGGTCGTCGAGCCGATTTTGTGGGGGCCGGGCAAAGCCGATGCGGTGCAACGGTTTGCGGCCGAACACGACATCGACCTGAAAGACAGCTACTTCTACGCAGACGGCGACGAGGACGTCGCGTTGATGTACCTGGTGGGCAATCCGCGGCCCACCAACCCCGAAGGCAAGATGGCCGCCGTGGCCAAACGCCGGGGTTGGCCGGTGCTGGAATTCAGCAGCCGGGGCAGCGTCGGCATCCGGCCGCAGGTGCGCACGCTGGCCGGCATCGGTTCGATGATCCCGATCGCCGCCGGTGCACTCGGGGTCGGACTGCTGACGCTCAGCCGCCGGCGTGGGGTGAATTTCTTCACCTCGACCTTCCCCCAGACGTTGTTGGGAGCCAGTGGCGTGAGCTTGAACGTCATCGGCAAAGAGCATCTGACCGCGCAACGTCCGGCGGTGTTTATCTTCAACCACCGCAACCAGGTTGACCCGGTCATCGCCGGTGCGCTGGTGCGCGACAACTGGATCGCGATCGGCAAAAAGGAGCTAAAAAAAGACCCGCTCGTCGGCACACTGGGCAAGCTGACCGATGGGGTGTTCATCGACCGGGACGATCCGGTCGCCGCGCTCGAGACGATGGCCGAGGTTGAGGAGCGCGCCAAGAAGGGCCTGTCGATTCTGATCGCCCCCGAAGGCACCCGGATCGACACCACCGAAGTCGGGCCGTTCAAGAAGGGGCCGTTCCGCATCGCGATGGCGGCGGGAATTCCGATCGTGCCCATCGTGATTCGCAACGCGGAGATCGTCGCCGCCCGAAACTCCACCACGATCAACCCCGGCACCGTCGATGTCGCGGTGTTCCCGCCGATCCCGGTAACGGACTGGACAGTCGAGACGCTGCCCGACCACATCGCCGAGGTGCGTCAGCTGTATCTGGACACCTTGGCCAACTGGCCCGAAGACGAGTTGCCCGAGGGCGACCTGTACGCCGAGAAGAAGCCGGCCAAGAAGGCCCGGGCCAAGCCCGCTGCCAAGGCCGCGGCGACTAAAGCCCCGGCGAAGAAGGCCGCTGCGAAAAAGGTCGCGCCTCGAAAGGCTGCGGCCAAAGCCAAGGCTCCGGCCAAATCGCAGCCACCGCAGCCGAATTCAAGTGAGTCCTCGCCCAGCGACGGTGAGGCGCGCCAGCCCGGTGCGGAGCAGCCCGGCAGTGGCGAGTCGACGTCTCGGCCCCGAGGGCGCACGTGACACAACCGGCCGCAAACACCAGCGCGGTCTTGACCGCGCAAGATTCGCTGGTGTTGGCGTCCATGGAGTCCGGCGTCGAAACGCAGCTGGTGATGGATTGGCTGGGCCAGCAGCGAGCCCGGAACCCGGATGTGAAGTTCGATGTGCTCAAACTACCCTCCGGCGATGCCCCGCCGACGGCGCTGAACCTTCTTGTTGACCAACTCGAGTCCGGAGAGGACCGCTCGATCGTGCCGGCGCGCGTGTTCTGGCTACCGGCACCGGACCGCGGCCGGGCGGCGAAGCTGGCCGGGCTGCTTCCCGGCTGGGATCCCTACCACCCCAACCAACGTCGGCAGCGCCACATCCTCAGTCGGGATCGCCACCGGGCCCGGGTGGTGGCCGGCGAGGCGGCCAAGGTGTCCGAACTCCGCCAGCAGTGGTGCGACACCACCGTCGGCGAGGACGAGCGTGATTTCGCCCAGTTTGTCACGCGCCGTGCCCTTTTGGCGTTAGAGCGGGCCGAGTATCGAATTCTCGGGCCGCAGTATAAATCGCCGCGACTGCTCAAGCCGGAGATCTTGGCGTCCGCGCGGTTTCGCGCGGGACTGAAGAAGATTCCGGGCGCCGGCGTCGACGAGGCGGGCAAGATGCTCGACGAATTGGCCACCGGCTGGAGCCGGGTGTCCGTCGACCTGGTTTCCGTTCTGGCCAGGGCGATTTGCCGCGGATTCGAACCCGAGATCGACTACGACGCGTTCCAGATCGCGGCGATGCGCACCGGGCTGGAGGTTCATCCGGCGGTGCTGCTGTTCTCGCACCGGTCCTACATCGACGGCGCGGTGGTGCCGGTGGCGATGCAGGAAAACCGGTTGCCGCCGGTGCACGTGTTCGCCGGAATCAATCTGTCGTTCGGATTGATGGGCCCGCTGTTGCGTCGTTCCGGCGTCATCTTCATCCGCCGCGACATCGCCGATAATCCGCTCTACAAGTACGTCCTGCGCGAATACGTCGGCTACATCGTCGAAAAGCGCTTCAACCTGAGCTGGTCCATCGAGGGCACTCGCTCGCGCACCGGCAAGATGCTGCCCCCCAAGCTCGGCCTGATGTCGTACGTGGCCAACGCATATCTGGACGGACGCAGCGAAGACATTCTGCTGCAACCGGTTTCGATCGGATTCGACCAGCTGCACGAGACGGCCGAATACGCTGCCTACGCCCGCGGCGGAGAGAAGACACCCGAGGGCGTGCTGTGGCTGTACAACTTCATCAAGGCTCAGGGCGAACGCAATTACGGCAAGATCTACGTCCGATTCCCCGAAGCGGTCTCGATGCGGCAGTACCTCGGCCCGCCGCACGGCCCGCTGGCCCAGGACGACGACGCTAAACGGCTTGCGCTGCAGAAGATGTCGTTCGAAGTCGCATGGCGAATCCTGCGCGCGACCCCGGTGACGGCGACGGGTTTGGTGTGCGCCTTGCTGCTCACCACTCGCGGGGCGGCCTTGACGCTCGACCAGCTGCACCACACGTTGCAGGACTCACTGGACTACCTGGACCGCAAGAACACCCCGGTGTCGACGAGCGCGCTGCGGCTGCGCACCCGCGACGGTGTACGCGCCGCCGTCGATGCACTGTCCAACGGGCATCCGATCACCCGGGTCGACGGTGGACGCGAGCCGGTGTGGGTGATTGCGCCCGACAAGGAGCACGCCGCGGCGTTCTACCGGAACTCGGTGATCCATGCCTTCCTGGAGACCTCGATCGTCGAACTCGCCCTGGCGCATGCGCGGCACACCGAAGGCGACCGCATGCAGGCGTTCTGGGCGCAGGCGATGCGGTTGCGCGATCTGCTGAAATTCGACTTCTACTTCGCCGATTCGGCGGCATTCCGCGACAACATCGCCGAAGAGATGGCGTGGCACGACGACTGGGAGGCTCACGTCGCCGCCGGCGGAGAGGAGATCGACGCGATGCTGTTTGCCAAGCGGCCGTTGATGTCCGACGCGATGCTGCGGGTGTTCTTCGAGGCCTACGAGATCGTCGCCGACGTGCTGCGCGATGCGCCGGCAGACATCGGGCAAAAGGAACTCACCGAGTTGGCGCTCGGCGTCGGGCAGCAATACGTGGCGCAGACCCGGGTGCGCAGCAGCGAATCGGTGTCGACATTGCTCTTCGCCACCGCGCGTCAGGTCGTTGCCGATCAGGATCTGATCGCACCGGCGGCGGATCTGACCGAACGCCGCGTCGCCTTCCGGCAGGAATTGCGGGCGATTCTGCGGGATTTCAGCTACGTCGAGCAAATCGCGCGCAATCAATTCATCGCCCGCGAATACCAAGCGCGCCAGGAGCGCGCCGCACGCCAAGCCGGGTAGCGCGGGCTTTGCGGGCCCCCGCCCATACCCTGGACGTATGACGGTTGGCCAATCCGCAGCCAAGGCCAGAGAGCTGGTGTGGCCGCTGCTTACCGGCGTCGCGGTGCTGGCCGGCTGCACGGCCGCCGGGATCGGGGCGTTGTCGCTGGCCGATGCGCTGACCGCCACCGGACTGCCCAATCCGGGCCCGGCGACGACCCTGGGCCTGCCGTTCGTCCGGGCGGCGGGTGAGATCGCCGCGGTGCTGGCCGTGGGGTCGTTCCTGTGCGCGGCCTTCCTGGTACCGCCGCAGAAATCCGGTGTGCTCGATGCCGGTGGGTACCGGGCGCTTCGGCTGGGGACGGCCGCGTCGGGCGTGTGGGCGGTGTGTGCCGTCCTGCTGATCCCGCTGACCATTTCCGATGTGTCCGGGCACCGGTTGGCCGAGATGCTCAACCCGGTGCGGCTCTGGTCGCTGGCCAGCCTGGTCAGCACCGCCTCCTCGTGGCGCTGGACGGCGTTCCTGGCCGCCGGCGTCACGCTGGCCAGCTTGGCGGTGCTGCGCTGGTCGTGGACGCCGCTGCTGCTGGCCGGCTCGCTGGTCACCCTGATCCCGCTGGGGCTGACGGGCCACTCGTCGGCCGGCGGTTCGCATGACCTGGCCACCAACAGCCTGCTGATCCACCTCGTCGCCGCCAGCCTGTGGGCCGGTGGGCTGCTGGCGGTGCTGGCGCACGCGCTGCGCGGCGGCGACCACCTCGCCCTGGCGGCGCGGCGGTTCTCGACGATCGCGTTGTGGTGCTGGGTCGCGATGGCGCTCAGCGGCGTGCTCAACGCCCTGGTGCGAGTGTTGCCGTCGGACCTGCTGACCACCACATACGGGCGGCTGGTGCTGGCCAAGTTCGTCGCGCTGTGCGCGCTGGGCGTCCTGGGCTGGCGTCAGCGGCGCGCCGGAGTCGTTGCGTTGCAACGTAATCCCACCGCGCGCAGCGGATTGATCCGGCTGGCGCTCGTCGAGGCGGCGCTGTTCGGTGTGACGTTCGGTATCGCCGTCGGGCTCGGCCGCACCCCGCCGCCGCCACCGCCGATCCGGCTGCCGTCGATTCCCGAGGCCGAGATCGGTTATGACTTCGATGGCCCGCCGACCCTGGCGCGCATCCTGTTCGACTGGCGTTTCGATCTGGTCTTCGGCACGGCCGCAATCATTTTGGCCGCGCTGTATATCGCGGGGGTGCTGCGGCTGCGCCGCCGCGGCGATCACTGGCCGTCCGGCCGGGTCGTGGCCTGGTTGTTGGGCTGCCTGACATTGCTGTTCGTGACGTCGTCCGGGGTGGGCCGCTACATGCCGGCGATGTTCAGCATGCATATGGCCGCGCACATGGGGTTGTCGATGCTGACCCCGATCCTGCTGGTGCTGGGCGCGCCGGTCAGCCTCGCGCTGCGGGCGCTGCCCGCCGCCGGCCGCGACGACCCGCCGGCCATGCGGGAGTGGCTGCTGGCCGCCCTGCACAGCCGGGTGTCCCGCATCCTGACCAATCCGATCGTCGCCACGGTGCTCTTCGTCGCGGGCTTCTACGGCCTGTACTTCACGTCCTTGTTCGACGACGCGGTCGCCAGCCACGCCGGGCATCTGGCGATGAACGTGCACTTCCTGGTCAGCGGCTACCTCTTCTACTGGGTGGTGATCGGCGTCGATCCGACGCCGCGGCCCATCCCGCCGCTGGCCAAGGTGGGCGTGGTGTTCGCGTCGCTACCCATGCACGCGTTCTTCGGTGTGGAATTGATGGGCACGCCAACGGTGTTGGGCGAGGCCTACTACCGGTCGCTGGGCTTGAGTTGGCATACCGACCTGCTGGGCGACCAACACCTGGGCGGCGGAATCGCTTGGGCAGCAGGCGAAGTGCCGCTCG encodes:
- a CDS encoding alpha/beta hydrolase; protein product: MGVAMSMTARYARAGSQAFRLVADARGASKAAGLLLRGSPFALGWFAGWLSTEFPPHVVTGHALSRISAPPIGRVGASWAGQRAEQTLTAALEESFGPDYADLVSHPTCEESECAPRGGLLHRPGPHARYAGQTSDISYGPSARDNLLDIWRRHDLAPGRRAPVLIQVPGGAWAVNGKRGQAYTLMSRMVELGWICVSIDYSKSPRSTFPAHLIDVKRAIAWVRENIADYGGDPSFIAITGGSAGGHLASLAALTPNDPRFQPGFEHADTTVQAAVPYYGVYDFTNAEVMHELMLPFLEQFVMRARYADTPERFAAASPINYVHDDAPPFFVLHGEKDELVPCTQARTFCAAMRAAGAPLVTYAELGNAHHAFDILSTARSRLAAKSVADFLGIVYGRRATSLLDSWPLSATSAS
- a CDS encoding WS/DGAT/MGAT family O-acyltransferase produces the protein MTEPEGAPGLSDELGPVDYLLHRGEANPRTRSGIMALELLDTTPNWDRFRTRFENASRKVLRLRQKVVVPTLPTANPRWVVDPDFNLDFHVRRVRVSEPGTLREVFDLAELILQSPLDISRPLWTATLVEGLPDGKAATLLHVSHAVTDGVGGVEMFAEIYDLERDPPARPTPPLPVPQDLSPNDLMREGFNHLPVALIGGVVGALSGAVSAAGRVLLEPVSTMSGIVNYAISGIRVVNRAAEPSPLLRRRSLATRSEAIDIPLADLHKAAKAGGGSINDAYLAGLCGALQRYHQALGVPIGSLPMAVPVSLRADADTAGGNRFTGVNLSAPVGAGDPVARMRKIRAQMTQRRDEPAMNIIGSMAPVLSVLPTAVLEGITGSVVGADVQASNVPVYPGDTYIAGAKVLRQYGIGPLPGVAMMVVLISRGGWCTITVRYDRASVRKEALFAQCLLEGFNEILALAGDPAPHAVPASFAAQTDSVAQSVSGS
- a CDS encoding HAD-IB family hydrolase/lysophospholipid acyltransferase family protein, whose amino-acid sequence is MSAAKDRETPTPPKDLRLPGSVAEIRASAPGPKVGAFFDMDGTLVAGFTAVILTQERLRKRDMGVGELLSMIQAGLNHRLGRLEFEDLISKASEALRGRMLTDLDEIGERLFAQRIESRIYPEMRELVRAHVARGHTVVLSSSALTIQVNPVARFLGIANTLTNKFAVNEDGLLTGEVVEPILWGPGKADAVQRFAAEHDIDLKDSYFYADGDEDVALMYLVGNPRPTNPEGKMAAVAKRRGWPVLEFSSRGSVGIRPQVRTLAGIGSMIPIAAGALGVGLLTLSRRRGVNFFTSTFPQTLLGASGVSLNVIGKEHLTAQRPAVFIFNHRNQVDPVIAGALVRDNWIAIGKKELKKDPLVGTLGKLTDGVFIDRDDPVAALETMAEVEERAKKGLSILIAPEGTRIDTTEVGPFKKGPFRIAMAAGIPIVPIVIRNAEIVAARNSTTINPGTVDVAVFPPIPVTDWTVETLPDHIAEVRQLYLDTLANWPEDELPEGDLYAEKKPAKKARAKPAAKAAATKAPAKKAAAKKVAPRKAAAKAKAPAKSQPPQPNSSESSPSDGEARQPGAEQPGSGESTSRPRGRT
- a CDS encoding glycerol-3-phosphate 1-O-acyltransferase, coding for MTQPAANTSAVLTAQDSLVLASMESGVETQLVMDWLGQQRARNPDVKFDVLKLPSGDAPPTALNLLVDQLESGEDRSIVPARVFWLPAPDRGRAAKLAGLLPGWDPYHPNQRRQRHILSRDRHRARVVAGEAAKVSELRQQWCDTTVGEDERDFAQFVTRRALLALERAEYRILGPQYKSPRLLKPEILASARFRAGLKKIPGAGVDEAGKMLDELATGWSRVSVDLVSVLARAICRGFEPEIDYDAFQIAAMRTGLEVHPAVLLFSHRSYIDGAVVPVAMQENRLPPVHVFAGINLSFGLMGPLLRRSGVIFIRRDIADNPLYKYVLREYVGYIVEKRFNLSWSIEGTRSRTGKMLPPKLGLMSYVANAYLDGRSEDILLQPVSIGFDQLHETAEYAAYARGGEKTPEGVLWLYNFIKAQGERNYGKIYVRFPEAVSMRQYLGPPHGPLAQDDDAKRLALQKMSFEVAWRILRATPVTATGLVCALLLTTRGAALTLDQLHHTLQDSLDYLDRKNTPVSTSALRLRTRDGVRAAVDALSNGHPITRVDGGREPVWVIAPDKEHAAAFYRNSVIHAFLETSIVELALAHARHTEGDRMQAFWAQAMRLRDLLKFDFYFADSAAFRDNIAEEMAWHDDWEAHVAAGGEEIDAMLFAKRPLMSDAMLRVFFEAYEIVADVLRDAPADIGQKELTELALGVGQQYVAQTRVRSSESVSTLLFATARQVVADQDLIAPAADLTERRVAFRQELRAILRDFSYVEQIARNQFIAREYQARQERAARQAG
- a CDS encoding cytochrome c oxidase assembly protein, translated to MTVGQSAAKARELVWPLLTGVAVLAGCTAAGIGALSLADALTATGLPNPGPATTLGLPFVRAAGEIAAVLAVGSFLCAAFLVPPQKSGVLDAGGYRALRLGTAASGVWAVCAVLLIPLTISDVSGHRLAEMLNPVRLWSLASLVSTASSWRWTAFLAAGVTLASLAVLRWSWTPLLLAGSLVTLIPLGLTGHSSAGGSHDLATNSLLIHLVAASLWAGGLLAVLAHALRGGDHLALAARRFSTIALWCWVAMALSGVLNALVRVLPSDLLTTTYGRLVLAKFVALCALGVLGWRQRRAGVVALQRNPTARSGLIRLALVEAALFGVTFGIAVGLGRTPPPPPPIRLPSIPEAEIGYDFDGPPTLARILFDWRFDLVFGTAAIILAALYIAGVLRLRRRGDHWPSGRVVAWLLGCLTLLFVTSSGVGRYMPAMFSMHMAAHMGLSMLTPILLVLGAPVSLALRALPAAGRDDPPAMREWLLAALHSRVSRILTNPIVATVLFVAGFYGLYFTSLFDDAVASHAGHLAMNVHFLVSGYLFYWVVIGVDPTPRPIPPLAKVGVVFASLPMHAFFGVELMGTPTVLGEAYYRSLGLSWHTDLLGDQHLGGGIAWAAGEVPLVIVMLALLVQWARSDARTARRLDRAADRDDDADLTAYNAMLAEMARGPRPASQGPAAGSAIPGEVRKPG